The sequence below is a genomic window from Natrinema salifodinae.
CTCGCCGGAGACCTGCTCGGAGTCGAACTCGTCGCCGGCCCAGCCGTCGTCGCGGGCGTCCCCGGTCGAGGTGTACTTCCCGTTGCGCGTCGGGAGCCCGGACATCTCCTCGGTGAGGTTCATCAGGACGTTCGTCCCGAACTTCGAGAGCCCGCCCTCGTTGGGCGCGGTGACCTCCGACTCTTGGATGGCCTGCATCGCCTGCTGGTGACCCTCCCGGAACGTCTCCGAATCGGCCGGTTTGGGCATCCGCGTGTTCGACTTGACGACGACCGCCTTGAGGTTCTTCGAGCCGGCGACGCAGCCGGTGCCGCCCCGACCCGAGGCGCGGTCGTCCTCGTTCATGATCGTGGCGTAGCGAACCTGATTCTCGCCACCGGGACCGATCCCCATGATGCTCAGGTTCTTGCCGTAGGAGCCCTCGACCTCCTCTTCGATCGCGTCGCGGGTTTCGTGGAAGCCCATCCCCCAGAGGTGCGAGGCGTCCCGAAGTTCGACCTCGCCGTCCTCGACGACGGCGTAGACCGGTTCGTCCGCCTGGCCCTCGAAGAGTAGGCCGTCGAAGCCGGCCCACTTGAGTCGGGCGCCCGACCAGCCGCCCTGGTGGCTGTCGGTGACGGTGCCGGTCAGCGGCGATCTCGTACAGACGGCGATCCGGCCGCTCATGGTCACTTGGGTGCCCGACAGCGGGCCGTTCATGAACGCGAGCAGGTTGTCGGGTCCGAGCGGATCAACGTCCGGTCCCTGTTCGAAGACGTACTTTACCCCCAAGCCGCGCGCACCGATATACTTCTTCGCGTCCTCGTCGTCGATCGACTCGTACGCGACCTCCCCGTCCGAGAGATCGATGCGAGCGACCCTATCTTGGAATCCACCGAGTTCGGTCATGGTAAACGCTCGCTCTTATCTACAACGCCTATCGTGTTAGGCGTTCCCTCCCACCGGTAACCGGATTCGATTACGGCGCTGGCGGAACCGACGTGCGGATTCTCGCGGGAACGCCCGCGACGGATCCGTTGCTGACTCTCCCGCGAACTGGCACGTCCTGCAGTCGCGTAACCGACGGTACTCACGTCGCGGCTGCAGTCGACATGGATGCCGCGACGTGCGAGCGGTCGAACCGCACGACAGCGGTCGCCGCAGACGGTTCGGGACCTACAACAGTAACGCGACCACCGCGAGGATGATGAAGATCAGTACGAAGATGCGCGCGATCTCCATCGAAACGCCGGCGACGCCGCGGGCGCCGACGGCGGCGGCGACGATCGCGAGGACGAAGAAAATGATCGCCCAGTACAGGAACCCACCGCCGCCCATCTGGAGTGGAGTTGCGAACGTGAGCATACGACCCGCTCCCACGGCGGCCCACATAAACGCCGGCGACTGTCCGCGGGATAACTGGCATCTACAGGTCTCTCGCGGTGATTTTCATCCGATTTGTGACGGGAGCGGTACGCTTCTCCGCGCCGAAGACGGGCCGACACCGCTTCGCCTCGGTCGTCCGTAGGCACTCGCAGAACGTCGGCCGCGAGACGGCCATCGACTGACCAGTTCCTCGCCGATCGACGGCCGCGGCCACTCGACGTAGCCGCCGAGGGCCGCCCGCTAACGCGCGGCAACCTGCCGGTCGATCAGCGCCGCCGCCAGGCTGGCGGCGAACGCCTGGCGAGTCTCGCTGTCGGACTCGCTGTCGCGTCGTGCTCGTGACGATCACCAGGGACATGGGCGAATCAGTCGCAAGCGTCTCGGCGGAGAGGTGCCCGTACTCGATCCCGTGCGGTCCGCGCCCGCGCTCGACCGCACGTCTGATCGTCCTCGGCGCAAAATCGCTCCGATTACGAGATTTCGATCGCCGATACAGGCGTCTAAGACCCGTCACGTTCGGACCCTGGCCGTTTCGGACACGAAGGCTAGAGTGTTATACGTTACCACGTGTTAACCGTCCATATGTCGACCTACCGTTCACCCTTCGAACGACTCCGCGAGAAGTTCGACGAGTCCGAAATGCGCTGTCCGGCGTGTGGCTACGTCGACACCGACGGCAGCTGGCGCGTCACCACCACCGGGGATCGCGTCCGCTACCAGTTCATCTGCCCGACCTGCGACGCCGTCGAGACCAGGGAACTCCGGCTCGGGTAACGTGTCCGCGCCAACGATCGACGGACGGTGGACCGACCGCCGCCGACGTGCGGTTAGCGCCGGCGGTGGCCCGAGACCGGCCGCGACGGCCCGTTTCGTCACGACAACGGATGCTTTTCGAGCCTGAAGTGCGGTAACAACTCGCTTAGACGAACGACGGACTCGGCGCAACGCCGGGTCCGACACCGACGGCGGATTCGACGGGACGCGAATCCAACGGCTCGGTTCCGCCTGGTGCCGACTCGATTCGGGACGACTGGCGGTCCGAAACGACGGCGATGCGCGGCTCACAGCCGCTCAAAACCGGTTACGTCCGGTTCACGCCGAATTCTCAACGGCGATTTTCTCGACGATAATCTCGTAACAGTCTGCCCGTTTTAGCCCGAGAACGGCTGTACGTCGGGGCGTATGGTTTCACGACCGCGAACACTCGGTGTCGCGTTCGTTGCCGTGCTCGTCGTGCTCGCGGGGGGTCCCGCCCTCGCCGGTAGCACGACCACGAGCGCGGCCGCGGACGACGATGCCGGAGACATGAGCGCACCGAGCGCGACGCTCGAAAACGTACAGGTCGAGACGCTGGAACTCGAGAACGTCACCGTCGAGAACGCGACGATCGAGGAACTCAGCGTTCAAGAGCTGGGCATCGAGGACAGCGAGGAACTCGAACAAGAACTGAACGATACCGAAGACGGGGGCGAAGACAACCAGTCCGAGGGCGACGAGAACCAAAGCGATGGCGCTGAGAACCAGAGCGCCGAGGGAGATAACCAGTCCCAACAGGAAGTGACGATCTCAGACGTCTCCTTCGAGACGCTGGCCCTCGAGAACGTTTCTGTCGACGATCTCCAGACCGACGGAGGCGGCATGGACGGTAACCAGACCGATGCCGGCAACGAGTCGGAGGACGGTAACCAGACCGACGCCGAAGATGGCAACGAGTCAGCCGAAGACGGTAACCAGACCGAAGCTGATGGCGGCAACGAGTCGGAGGACGGCAACCAGTCCGCCGAAGACGGCAACGAATCGGCCGAAGACGGCAACGAGTCGACCGGGATCGACCAGGTGATCGGCGAGGACGCCGACAACGTGACGATCCAGGACCTGACGATCGAGGAGATGAACGCCGAACAGCTGACGATCGAGAACCTCAACGTCGAGGAAGACGAGGGCGGCATCCTCTCGGGTATCTCCGACTTCGTCGGCGGTCTGTTCGGCGGTGACGGCGGCGACGGTGGCGATGGTGGCGACGGCGGCGACGGCGGCGCGAACGAGTCCGACGCCGGCGGCGAAGAGATCGAGGCGCTGACCATTGAGCAGTTCGACGTCGACGAGATCACCGTCGAGACGATGGACGTCAACACCCTCGAGAGCCAGGACGGCGGGAACCAGACGGCCGAAGACGGCAACGAGACGGAAAACGAGACGAACGAAACCGACGACGAGGCGGCCGCAGGCGAAAACGAAACTGACGAGGGCGAAGACGGTAACGAGACCGAAGCCGATGGCGGCAACGAATCGGCCGAAGATGGCAACGAGTCAGCCGAAGACGGCAACGAAACCGCCGCGGACGGAGCTGAGGGCGAGACGATCTCGTCACTCTCCGCGGGGACGATGACGATCGAAAACGTCACCGCTGATACCGTTTCCCTCGGCGAAACAGAGGGGCTACAGGACGCACTCGAACAGCAACAGTCCGACGGCGGCAATCAGACCGACGACGGGAACGAATCTGACAACGAGTCAGACGGGGGCGGCGGCAACGAGTCTAACGGCGGCGACGAGGGCATGGCACTCGGCTGACCAGCCGAACCGATCGGTTGCACCGCCGTAGCGTCGAATCGGTACCGGAGTGATTCGACGTGCCGTCGGCACCGTTCCGACGGCCGACTACCCGCGCCGGACCGGCGCGCTATTTTCGGTCCGGTCCGCGCTCCTCGAACAGGCGATAGTACGAGAGAGCGAGTACCGTCCGCCCGTCGCGGATTTCGTTGTCCGCAACTGCATCCGTCAGCTCGTCGAACGACCGCGTCCGAACGCGAATGCTCTCGTTGTGATCGAGTCGCTGTTCAGCGGTCGGCCGACAGCCCCGGGCGACGAAAAAGTGTAAGACGGCGTCCGCGATCCCGTTGGCTGGCTCGACGGTCACGAGCGGCTCGAGCGACTCGGCCTCGTAGCCCGTCTCCTCGGCAAGTTCCCGCCTGGCCGCGGCCTCGAGATCGTCGTCTTCGGGTTCGGTGCCGCCGACGGGGAGGCCGCGGCTGATCCGGGAGACCGCCTGGCGCCACTCCTCAATGCAGACGACGTCGCCGTCGGGGGTAAACGGCAGGACGCAGACGCTCGGCGGTTCCGAGAGGTAATCGAACTCGGTTTCAGTGCCGTCCGGCAGTTGAACGGATTCGTTAACAACATCAAAACCGGGACAAGAGTAGGCTACTCGGCGCTCGGTGGTCTCCCAGGCGAGTCGATCGTCCGACATAGCGGCTGCTACGGCAGTGGCCGTCAAAAACGCCGCGTCACGCATGCGTCGTCGCCGACGCGCGTCGCTACGGCTGGCGGAATCACCGGCACGGAAGCGGTTCTACGTGGTGCCTTCCGCCCGCTCGGCGGTTCGCGTTCGGGTCGGTTCTGACGCGGACTGCACGCGCGACGGCCAGGCGGACGACGACCACCGTTGTCCCGGTTTCATCTCCCGTTAAAGGCCGTCCCGGACGCCTTGGCCGCTTCATAACAAAACCACAGGACGGTGAACGTCGTCACTCAGAGGGTGATCCATGGACCAGCTCACTGGCTTCCAACGTGACCTATTGTACGTGATCGCAGGGAAAGACCGGCCGTCAGGGCAGGAGATTCTCGACGATATCAATGACTATATCGAGCAGCCGGTCACCCACGGCCGGCTATATCCGAACCTCGATACGCTCGTCGAGAAGGACCTCGTCGAGAAGGGACAACTCGACCGACGGACGAACTACTACGCGCTGACGCCGAAGGGCCGACGCGCGCTGCAGCGCCGTCAGGAGTGGGTCGACCAGTACGTCGACGTCTGACTTCTGACGCCGCAGTGCTCTCTCGCGTTGCCACAGTGACCGAATAGCGGCTGGGTTCGCGTTCGCCGTCGTCTTCACGCGTCGCGTCCGTCTCGGAACGGCTCGCGCGGTCCAGTCGAGTGAACGGCGGGCCGCGGACCGAACGGTCGATCGGCGGCTATCGGCGACCGTTCGGCGGCTATCGGTCGACGGCCGTCACCGAGCGTCGTCGAGATCGACGACCGTCTCCAGATCCGCGGTCAGCCACGCGTTCAGTTTCTCCGTCGTCGAGCCGTCGTGGGGCACGAGCGTGCAGCGATCGTTGCCGGACTCGTAGCGGACGACAATGGCGTCGAACAGCACCGCGTCGGGGTCGCTCCCATCGGTCTCGGTCGCGGATTCGGATTCGTATTCGTGGGCAGTTCCCTCGTCGGTCCCGTCGGCAGAGCCA
It includes:
- a CDS encoding DUF7511 domain-containing protein produces the protein MATVLAWTIMDGSADGTDEGTAHEYESESATETDGSDPDAVLFDAIVVRYESGNDRCTLVPHDGSTTEKLNAWLTADLETVVDLDDAR
- a CDS encoding HVO_0649 family zinc finger protein encodes the protein MSTYRSPFERLREKFDESEMRCPACGYVDTDGSWRVTTTGDRVRYQFICPTCDAVETRELRLG
- a CDS encoding NUDIX hydrolase, whose protein sequence is MSDDRLAWETTERRVAYSCPGFDVVNESVQLPDGTETEFDYLSEPPSVCVLPFTPDGDVVCIEEWRQAVSRISRGLPVGGTEPEDDDLEAAARRELAEETGYEAESLEPLVTVEPANGIADAVLHFFVARGCRPTAEQRLDHNESIRVRTRSFDELTDAVADNEIRDGRTVLALSYYRLFEERGPDRK
- a CDS encoding DUF1328 family protein; its protein translation is MLTFATPLQMGGGGFLYWAIIFFVLAIVAAAVGARGVAGVSMEIARIFVLIFIILAVVALLL
- a CDS encoding PadR family transcriptional regulator, whose protein sequence is MDQLTGFQRDLLYVIAGKDRPSGQEILDDINDYIEQPVTHGRLYPNLDTLVEKDLVEKGQLDRRTNYYALTPKGRRALQRRQEWVDQYVDV